Proteins encoded by one window of Vibrio rumoiensis:
- a CDS encoding NupC/NupG family nucleoside CNT transporter → MSLVMSIVGMIFLLAVAVLFSDNRKAINLRTVVGAFAIQFCLGAFVLYVPWGKDLLASMTNGVQHVYDFGNEGISFLFGNLVNFSVEGVGFIFAFKVLPTIIFFSALISVLYNIGVMQIVIKVLGGALQKALGTSRAESMSATANIFVGQTEAPLVVRPFVPKMTQSELFAVMCGGLASVAGGVMAGYAAMGVPLSYLIAASFMAAPGGLLFAKIIKPETEEPIEQLASAGDDEEDKPANVIDAAAVGASSGLQLALNVGAMLLAFIGLIALMNGILGGIGGWFGMPELTLELILGYVFAPVAWLIGVPWSEAVLAGSFIGQKTILNEFVAYSSFAPYLADGATIILSEKTKAIISFALCGFANLSSIAILLGGLGGLAPSRRSDIAQMGMKAILAGTLSNLMAATIAGFFITLQAM, encoded by the coding sequence TGATTTTTCTGCTTGCTGTAGCAGTATTATTTTCCGACAACCGCAAAGCAATTAATTTACGAACTGTAGTTGGCGCTTTTGCCATTCAATTCTGCTTAGGTGCATTTGTTCTTTACGTCCCTTGGGGTAAAGATCTTCTTGCATCGATGACAAACGGTGTTCAACACGTTTACGATTTCGGAAATGAAGGTATCAGCTTCTTATTTGGTAACCTAGTTAACTTCTCTGTTGAAGGTGTTGGTTTCATCTTCGCATTTAAAGTACTACCGACTATTATCTTTTTCTCTGCTCTTATCTCTGTTTTATATAACATTGGTGTGATGCAGATTGTTATCAAAGTTTTAGGTGGAGCTTTACAGAAGGCACTTGGTACTTCCCGTGCGGAATCAATGTCTGCGACAGCAAACATCTTCGTTGGTCAAACAGAAGCACCTCTTGTGGTTCGTCCATTCGTTCCTAAAATGACTCAATCTGAACTATTTGCCGTTATGTGTGGTGGTTTGGCTTCAGTTGCTGGTGGTGTTATGGCCGGTTACGCAGCAATGGGTGTTCCTCTTTCTTACCTAATCGCGGCTTCTTTCATGGCGGCTCCGGGTGGATTGTTATTCGCTAAAATCATTAAGCCAGAAACTGAAGAGCCAATTGAGCAGCTTGCCAGTGCTGGAGACGATGAAGAAGATAAACCCGCTAACGTTATCGATGCAGCAGCAGTAGGTGCTTCTTCTGGTCTACAACTAGCGTTAAACGTTGGTGCGATGCTACTTGCATTCATCGGTTTGATTGCACTAATGAACGGTATCTTAGGTGGTATCGGTGGTTGGTTTGGTATGCCTGAACTGACACTAGAGCTAATTTTAGGCTACGTGTTTGCTCCTGTTGCTTGGTTAATTGGTGTGCCATGGAGCGAAGCCGTTCTAGCGGGTTCTTTCATTGGTCAGAAAACGATTCTGAATGAATTTGTGGCTTACTCAAGCTTTGCTCCATATCTTGCTGATGGCGCAACAATCATTCTTTCTGAGAAAACGAAAGCGATTATTTCGTTTGCTCTATGTGGTTTTGCTAACCTATCGTCTATCGCAATTCTATTGGGTGGTTTAGGTGGTCTTGCACCAAGCCGTCGCTCTGATATTGCACAAATGGGTATGAAAGCGATTCTTGCTGGTACATTATCTAACTTAATGGCAGCAACAATTGCAGGCTTCTTCATTACTCTGCAAGCGATGTAA